The sequence GCTAAATATCCAAAGTTTTCCATGCCGGTCAGTAGCATCTACAAAGTCAAGATATTCATACAGACTGTCATCAACTGTCCATTCTAGTGGAGAGGCCATGAGCTCCCAAATTATTATAGCTCCCAAAGAAATGAGAAAGTTCTTGTGTTCACCATTAAAGAAATAGCTTGGGTAAGAAAGTTCCAAATTGACATCTCTAACTTTTTTCTTACTAGTGGGTTTGTCAGACCTGTGACTAGAGGAATTTACTTGATTTTCAACCTTGGGAATGTCGATCCTGCCATCATGTACAACTTCGGTGGCAGATGTATTTTGTTGGATAGTAGTCAGACTACTGTTTCCATAATTTGCCTTTTTTAATTTCTCTTCAGGCACATGTGAAGATAGTGATTGATCAGATAACCCTGGAGTGGAGGTTTTTAAATTGATGGATGGACTAGAATGATGTACGGTGGGTTCTAGATCCATTGTGGAATTAACAGAACTTGACATTTCCACACGAGAGCTGGTATTGAAAACCTCTTTAACAGTGACTGTAATTGAGGTAGACACTATTGGAGTGGTTATTGGACTTTCAAGTACTATATGACTGAAACTGCTATTCTGAGGTTGTAATCCACCTAAATTCACAGCACCGGGTGTGATTAATTGATCTTTCCAGGGATTGCTACCATTGCAATGCCTTGAAATTATGTCTTTATCCAGGGGAGGGTAAAAGGTGAGAATTAAGCCAGCTCCTGCTGAGAGAATCAGAGACATCATGATCAGGATGCGCCGTTTGCTGTTGGTTTTAGCCAAGTAAGAGCTCAGAGGTGCCCAGAGAACATAAACAAGATGTTTCATTCCTATTAAAATACCCACAAGAGGGGCACTCAGGCCAAGCTGCCGGAAGAAGATGGTTAAAAAAGGCATCACACAAAAGTTCCCAATGTTGTGGAAGAAGTGGAAGAAGCCAGCTGTTGCCAGGGCCCGGCTGATGTCCCATTGCTTAGGTGAGCTCATGTCTTCAACTTGTAACAGCTATCTTCAGGAAACCTATCAACAGAAGAATACAAGTCAGTTTACAGTTAAATTATGGAataagccttaaagggacacttcagcacCATCACAGGTTAAGTGCATTTGATAGGTTTCGGGCTTATAGTCATGCTGTATTTCCTTCTCATTCAAATCTCTAGCTATGcagaaatacattaaaaaataaataaaaaaaatatatgtgcagCTTCCTACAACATACCCATAGCCATAGccagtcactgtcctcctacggTCTAAATTGTATTTCAAAGCAGTCCTAAGGGGCAGATAATAAGAGGACACTGGTCTTACTGACACGGATAAGAGCTTGCACTGATCTCTCACTGGCTAATCTAATACAAGGCAACGGAGTACGAGAAGATGGTTTTTGAAAAGGTATGGCTAAGAGTGTGGGACTTTGCTGCAGAAACAGGTTTTGGTTTTCTAAATATCTGAAGGAGGAAACAGTTTGAATATAAAgccaaaatgtgttaaatgtactTAGATTGTTCTGGTGTCCAGGGTGTGCCCAGtttcactttaaataaatatttaattctaGACTAATTTGGAGCCAAGATATTCCAAtcaattaacacattttatatCTAACAGAATATTTAAGTAAAGCCTCATTAGTTTTTATCATTCCAATTGAATACCATTTGAACACTAGAGAATGTAATAGTCATATATAACAGGGAGATACAGAGTTGCTCATTACTCTGACAAACCTCCCACTCTCTCAAAAAACACAAATGGGAGACCATACTGGCCACTCCGTCACACAGGGCAGCAAAATGAGGCAGGAACTTCCTTCTTCTATCGAGATAACTATTGGGAATCGGGATAAGTAACTTATAACATCCACCATCAATTCCTCGTATAAATATATAGTCTCGCCACACTGCTACCTCTCTCCAAGTCACTTTGAAAGAAATGCCCTAAATGCCACTATTTATGAGGGGCCCAAGCATGCATGAGCACTGCATTCCCAGAGAATCATTTTGGAGGTACTgcttttgatattttatttattttttttatccagaaTAGCCAAGCTTGAATATAAAGCGGACTCTGAACTGAAAATATAGGTTTCCCCAAgatgtaaaatttatttttaattcacaaaTCAAATCCCACGTTCGTGAATAACGATGTACGTGTAATATAGACATGTTAATAAAAACCTGACTAGGACACCTGGCAATGTAGAAGATATTTAGGCTTACAAAAATCAAAATGTCCGCTTCCAATAGGATGAATGGCTATTACCGAATTGAatgggatgttactattacccaactgAATGGtaatcattttatctacctcgaaAGGATGAAGGGCTATTACCGAATTGAatgggatgttactattacccaactgaatggtactcattttatctacctcgaaaggatgaagggctgagttgaccctACCGGGATTTGAACAGATTTATAAGCCCACCGAGTTATCTCACCAGCATTATACAGAGAACTTGAAGATAgattcattttattgtatttatcctATGGAGACATTtcactgaaaaaaatgttttgggtcaAAAGAGGTTGTTGCATTACAACACTGAAAaccaaagtgttgttttttttttttttttatagcttaaGCTACCTAAATTGAATAGGGCGGGTTAAcaagaaaagaaacaaaactcATTTAGACAGCAAATATGCAGAGAGTTGGCAAAGTAAATATTGGCCTCTAGCAATAGTCCTTAACATAGTTCCAGTTCCTGGTGTGATAAGGTGTGTAGCTACACCTGCTGATCTAGTTCCCAAAACCAGTCGTCTTTTACCATACAAAATCTCTATAAAAATAGAAAGTGTGTGCTTTGTATGGTATTATAAAGGAAAAGAAATCTTTGCTTTGAAATTCGGAGGGTGATATAAACTATAAATTCTGGAAAACTGGACAAGAAACTTGCACTTCTTTGGCCAAAATAGCAAAGTCTGTCTGAGTAGCTTTACAATGTGATCAGTTTGCGAAAATTGCAATTTCCTCGTCAACTTTCCACAttgttgttttaaaataaataaataaatgcatctaTTCTTTAGAACAATCTCGAAAAAGCACAGCTGAAACAGCAACTTCATAGTACATAtagtaaataaagaaaaagaatggAAATGGAtactttgtaaaatgtaaatttagATCTTTTTTTGTAGGGATAATTACTTTTCAAAATGTGTCTTACAAACAGAATGGGTGTACTTCAATTCTTTTCATGGTATTTTAGTAAGGTAGGATAGTTAAAGCACTGGTCAGAACAGGTCAGTCAGGTACTACCACCTAGCCAATATCAGTCCCACACCCTGACCCTAAAGTACTAGCTGGTACAAAAtaccaaaagaaattattttatcttttaatcACATGGCTTCCTCGGGTGACATCCCAGATATTATCACTTTTCATAACATCCAATATAAAAAGGTgtgtgggcgggggggggggacagtatgaGTAAGGATAGTACAGGTGAGTGTGAGTGGGGACAGTAGAGTATAAGTGAATGTGAGTGACGATAGAGCAGAATAAGGGAGTATGAGTGAGGATATGGTAGTATAAGTGAATATGAGTAAGGATAGTACAGGTGAGTGTAAGTGGGGACAGTAGAGTataagtgaatgtgagtgaggaCAGTACAGGTGAGTGTGGATAGGGCAGTATTAGCTAGTGTGGATAGGGCAGTATTAGTGAGTGAGGATAGGGCAGTATTAGTGAGTATGAGTGAGGATATGGCAGTATAAGTGAATATGAGTAAGGATAGTACAGGTGAGTGTGAGTGGGGACAGTAGAGTATAAGTGAATGTGAGTGACGATAGAGCAGAATAAGGGAGTATGAGTGAGGATATGGTAGTATAAGTGAATATGAGTAAGGATAGTACAGGTGAGTGTAAGTGGGGACAGTAGAGTataagtgaatgtgagtgaggaCAGTACAGGTGAGTGTGGATAGGGCAGTATTAGTGAGAGTGAGGATAGGGCagtattagtgagtgtgagtgaggataGGGCAGTATTAGTGAGAGTGAGGATAGGGCAGTATTAGTGAGTGTGAGGATAGGGCagtattagtgagtgtgagtgaggataGGGCAGTATTAGTGAGAGTGAGGATAGGGCAGTATTAGTGAGTGTGAGGATAGGGCagtattagtgagtgtgagtgaggataGGGCAGTATTAGTGAGAGTGAGGATAGGGCagtattagtgagtgtgagtgaggataCCTGTATTGAAGCTGTCTGTTGGTGGCGCTGTGCAGGGGGTGACCCTGCTGCTCCCTATAGGGAGAGAGTGAGGGGTCTCTGTGTCCGAGTGTGTCAGACCCTCCACATCCTGACACAATCCTGCTGCACCTGCTACCGGCCCCGCCCTCTCGCCTGCtgccggccccgccccctgccgCCTCATCCTCTACCTGTCTAACTCCTTTACCTACTGACCAGCTAATACCCCTGTCTGCACTAGCCCCGCCCACTTCACCTGTCTCGTGCCCCGCCTCCGCCTGCAGCTCGCGGAGACACGTCACCAGGCCTCCAGGGCGCTGCCAGCCTACagaccaggccccgccccctgcaaGGCGAGACCCTAAAGCCAATCCCAGGCCCACCGGCTCGCGCGGTTGCTAGGAAACAGGTAGCTTCTGCTCGTGACCTACCACCGAGTAGCGCTTTGAAATAGACTGTACTCTCGCTGGAGGACTGGGTGATCTGCTGACACCTACCGGCGATAAAGCTAACTGCTGCTGCTTGGGGATTTGTGCGTTACACTGGGCGCAGCATGCAGGTCGCTAATAAGGTGTGGGTCACTTTAAAAAGTACAGGTTAGTAGTTTGACAGTAGAGAGTGTTTTTTTTTGAAGTTTTAGGTCAATATAGTCAATCTCTTGAAATATTGAATTCATTTTCGGCTTTTTTCACTAAAAACTGAATTGTAACAAATTAAAATTCAAGTaaaatgtagaattttttttattattattattacttaggAATTTTGGCTTGATTTTGAAAAGTTTTTTCAGGCCTCCGCAGtcaagctgaaaaaaaaaaaagctgaattaaAGGAGTTTTGCAGCATGGTATAAATTATGTTTATTAGCTTTTAATTGACAAGTATTAATTGTGTTGCAGATTTGTTGCTAAAATAGACTCAACAACATTGGTGTTTCGACCTAAAGTTTAAATTTTTCCCGTCAGCTCTCTACAACGTGTTTGGTAagtatccccattatttttttcatactgTAACAATTGACAATAAGCTCATTGTTGTGACAGTAGAAAAATATTCTTTTGGTGGGGCTCTGCCCTGGTCGGTGTGCATTGAGGGTGTAGGAGCCATGATGGAGCAACTCCCTGACATAGGCATCCTGGGTGCCAGCTATGCTTTACCCCAAAGCGCagataatttagtgtactttgGGTGCCAGGATGTAACATCATATCCCAGTATTTACAGCTTGTAGTAATGCAAACAGACACTCTCCTGCTCTGCCAACAATAGACATTGGGGAGAGCATCCAAAACCATCCCACTCCTTCCATTTCTTCCCCTTTAGGCAGGGTCGTAgctaaatggcaaaaaaaaaaaaacaggggcttTAGCCCAAGAGTGTGTTTTGTGGCTCCTTTGAAATAAATTGGCGTAAGCCCCTCCTAAAACCAGCCCtattggggggcgtggccgaacCGTCGATGAGCCTAGACGTGCTTCATTAGAGCTCCGCACCCACTGCGCCCTTAAGCCCACAAAAGCGACCTAAATCGACCTTAAATTACCCCACAAAGGGTCCCCCAACATGGAGAGGAAGATCCCcacgaaaaaagggaaaaaaaacgcgGACTCCGGGGGCTCCGTCCTCGACCACTTCGCCATGCAGCGGCATGGTCGGACGGgaagccaagatggcgacggaggatCCCCGCGCACCCCGACTCGGGCCGACACTGAAGCATCGACTATTGAGCAGGATACAGTCCTGGCCAAActggctgaagtcagggctttccTGGCTGGCGAAATAGCCAAGTCGACGGCCGTGCTTCAGGCGGACATAGGGGCCTTGGGAGAGCGCACTGCAGCCCTGGAGGACCGCATGGATACCACCGCACGTGCCCACAACGATGTAGTCGACAGGGTGAACCGGATGGCAGCCCATATGGTCGAAACTGACCTGGCACTGGAGGACATGGCAAACAGATCCCGGAGGAACAACCTCCGCCTTAGGGGGCTCCCTGAAGTGAGGGACGAAAATCTGCGGGAGATCCTGCTTTCCCTCCTCCGGCCTCTCCTCCCTGGCCTCCCTGAAGAGCAGTGGCACATCGAGCGGGTGCACAGAGCCCTGCGAGCTCAGAGGACTGACACTAACACCCCGAGGGACGTCATCGT comes from Pelobates fuscus isolate aPelFus1 chromosome 5, aPelFus1.pri, whole genome shotgun sequence and encodes:
- the MFSD6L gene encoding major facilitator superfamily domain-containing protein 6-like, whose product is MSSPKQWDISRALATAGFFHFFHNIGNFCVMPFLTIFFRQLGLSAPLVGILIGMKHLVYVLWAPLSSYLAKTNSKRRILIMMSLILSAGAGLILTFYPPLDKDIISRHCNGSNPWKDQLITPGAVNLGGLQPQNSSFSHIVLESPITTPIVSTSITVTVKEVFNTSSRVEMSSSVNSTMDLEPTVHHSSPSINLKTSTPGLSDQSLSSHVPEEKLKKANYGNSSLTTIQQNTSATEVVHDGRIDIPKVENQVNSSSHRSDKPTSKKKVRDVNLELSYPSYFFNGEHKNFLISLGAIIIWELMASPLEWTVDDSLYEYLDFVDATDRHGKLWIFSYLGACLGSSLITLLVDNLDCYFIASIPRVYLHFYGYSVFIILTLMLSPLFPIHVSKKSEHANKTLKALGLIGNDGRVILLSVTVFLTGALASTAQNFLFWRMQDVGSTELYMGLSITIALLSEILLYIFRTKLMKAISFKWMVVLGLGCLAMQLLAYSFIWTSWAVLPIQVLSAFSNGALWWTVLSQVDDVATPGTERSLQLVLHCLFHGCGASVGSFASGFIISSFSLPILFQACAVTLVLWIMLFLLVQPKLPHVKKINYSRLLAADQSDMSDSEEDHDRDWLVEAMKEETKITKW